GTATTCAATGTGTATCCCCTTTAACAATAAAATTAAAACTATGGCTGCAATAATAATTATATCTAATGCTGTATTTGTTTTAATTAATTGGCTATCAACTTATTTATCATCAATTCAGCTTTTGACTGTAGCTATATTACCTTTGATTGCTTCTATGGTTATTCTGGTCAAAATACCAGAATTGTTAAAGTTAGAAATAAAGCCGGCAAAAAATACTAAAAAAGATGACTCCCCACTCCCCCTGCCAAAAACTTTAATAATATTTTGTATATTTGTTGCGGGATTATTTTTGAACGGTGGATTTATGTATAATATAATGCTTCCTTCATTTGAAGGAGAGTTACCTTTTTTTAAGAATTATACATACTTACCCTACATTTTAGTATTACTTATAATTTTTAAATTAAGCAGTAAAATAAAATATTACCTGCTAGTTTATATGGGGGTTACCCTTTTGGGAATGTCTTTTGTCTCCTTTGCTCTTTTAGGAGATAATATAGTAGGGTTATTTTTAACTCATACCTTAGTAGAATCATCCTTTGCTTTTTTAGATTTATTTGTATGGGTTGCTCTGGGTAATTTAGCTTTTATTTATGGTGCACCTTATCAATTGTTTGGTTATGTGTTGGGTGTGATGGTGTCAAGCATATTTGCAGGTAATATAATAGGTAGTCAAATATTTCAGATTGGTGAAACTCATAGATTGATAATGGCTGTATTTGCTGCGACAGCTATTTTTTTAACTCACTTGGTTATACCTTGGTTAAATAAAAGAATAAATAGTGATTTTACTACTATGGTGGCAGTTACCATGGAAGATGAAACTCTTGCTGAAGAAAAAGATATTTTTGATATTTTACTTGGTCAGCTACTCCCTGGAGAAAATCTAACACCACGAGAAAAAGAAGTTACAAAACTAATTTTAAAAGGCTTAAAAAACAAAGAAATTGCTGAACAACTTTTTATAAGTGATAACACATTAAAATCTCACCTTAGAAATATTTACCCTAAATTTGGAGTAACACAAAAACGTGAACTTTTATCTATAGCATTAAATATCAAGAAATATAAAAATTAACGCTGATTCTGGTGCAAAAAGTCTATTCACGCATGTAAAGTGTTTTTATTAGTTTTTTATTTTTTTGATTAAAAAATAGGCAAAGACTCCAAGCAGGATAATAAAAGGCCAAATCATAAAAATGCCATTTAGTAAAGTTACCATAGCAACTACAAATGTATTCCAGCCATTTTGAAAGCTATATAAAAACCCAGTGATTATATTATCAGGTGTGGTTGTTATAGTAATCTTATGTTGTAAATAAACTGTAATTTTTGAATAGTCAATTGCCCTTTCCAAATAATTCATTCTACCCTGGCTACTTTCAATGTTTTCCCTTAGGCGGGTTAATTCCTTTTCGATATTTATAATCTCTTCAATATTATCAGCTTGGTCTAGGAGTTGAATGAGCCGCTGTTCTTGTGCCTCTAGGACATCAATGCGAGCTCTTAAATCAATATATTTTTCAGTTACATCTAAAGTTGAGCTTTCCATTCTTGTAACATCTGCAATATTTGAGAGTTCATCCATTAATGAGTCAAACTCAGCGCTATCTATCCTAAGAATCATTGTGGCGTAATGAATGTCATTTTGTTGTTGAAATGTTGATTTTTCTACAAATCCTTCCGATTTTTCTAATAGTTTAGTAATTTTTTCAGAAGCATCTTTTACATCTTTAGTATCAAGATAAATAATGCCTTCTTTTATTATTTTTTCTATCCCACTTTCACTTAGTTGATTGTCTTCTGCTAAATCTCTTGCCAAATCGTGTGTTGTAATTTCTTCAGCCATTTCATTTGCACAACCATTAATGAAAAACAAAACAAGTAATATTATAGTTACTTTCAAAAAAACACTTTTATTTTTCATTTTTGTTTTCTCTTCTCTCCCCTCCATTACAAAAGTATTCTATAATATATGAGTTAATTGATAATTTAATCATAATGTTTCTTTATCATAAAAACATCACCCTTAAGGGTGATGTTTTTATGATTGTTTCACTATAAACTAAAGTTAATCAATTAAATTGATATTTGTATTAACTTTGATAGGAGGAGATTTTAATGTCTAATTACAAAGAATGTCCATTTTGTGGAGAAGAGATTCTATCAAAAGCAGTAAAATGTAAACATTGCTATTCGATGCTAGAGAACGATTCAGAAATGCCACCAAAGCCTCCAACATCTCCAATACCAGCTAAACCACCAACGCTGTCCAAATCATCTTTTTCTTCACATGCTAGTTCATCTTCTGCTGCATCAACTACTGATCAAAAATCTTCTAGTCCACCTCCGCCACCGCCACCACCTTCTAATGCTGTAATGTCAAACCCAACTCCATCTATGCCACCATCTCCGCCACCGTTAGCACCAAACCCTCCTGGTTTTGGTGGAGATGTTATGTCAGGCTCGGGTGACTTTGCTTATGACTACCCTAAAGCAAGCATGGGAAAACGAATTTTAGGATATATCGTAGACGGGATTGTCGCCATGGTACCTTTAATTATTTTAATTCCTATAGCATTAATGCCAATTTATAGGTATATTGCTTCTGATGGATGGATTACTCCTAGTGGCTTTGAATGGGCTCTTGGGATAATCGGCATTATTATAGGTTTTGGATGGAGTATAGTTTATTCATTTGTTCGTGACGGGCTTAAAAATGGTCAAAGCTATGGGAAAAGAGCTGCAGGGTTGATGGTAGTCCGTTTGACTGACAACAAACCTTGTAATAAAGTAGACTCTTTTAAAAGGAACGTTGTTGCAGCAGTGATAGGTGCAGTTTTAAGTTGGATACCAGGGTTAAATATGATTGCTAGTTTTGCTGAACCATTAGTTGCAGCTATTGATAAAAAAGGTTTAAGACTTGGGGATAGATTTGCTAAGACCCAAGTTATATTAAAAGAAGATTACAGGTAGCATTAGATAAACTAGATATATATAAAGTAGAGTGACTTTTTTTGCTCTGCTTTATATACCTTATTTCAGTGTAAAAAATTTTGATTCTTAATATCACCTTAAAGGGTGATGGCAGGGTTGATTAAATTGAGTACAATAAAAGTAATAAATCCAGGATTAGGAGGGATATGAATGAACAAAAATTCAACTAATCATTTTCGATACATCACCTTGCTTTTTGTTTTGTTTTTATTTGCAATTACTACATTTGGATGTAATCAGAATAGCGAAGAAGTAGAAGCAAAAGAAAGTCTAAATGATTCTAGCTCAGAAGGGAATGTAACCAAAAGTATAAGCCAGCTTACTGAAGAGGGGAAATCACCTGTAGAAATTTCTAAATTAATAAGAAAGGATATGTTTTATCCTCTACCAACTACTTATGATTTTAGCATAACCAATGTATCGAATGCACAAATACGTACTATTAAAGGAGTTGTTGTTTTTATAGATTCGGATGGCAATTATGTACCAGGGCAAATCGCAGAGACAGGTGTTGCGGAATTTATTTCTCCAGGCCAAACTGTTGAGTTTCAACTGTATGGCAGTGAAGATGAATCAATACATTCAGGAATAATTGTTGTAGAAAACATGACCTATAGCAGTGGAAACTTTATGCAAAGGTGGGAGAATCCTAACTTCGCTGCCGAAATTGAAGAACTAACTGGGCTAGCTGAAATTTGGGATATAGAAACTTTAAATGAGATACTTGATGTTGATGAAACTGAAGTAGAAGAGGAAGAAATAACAGATGATGATATTATAAACGAATAAATTATTTCATTTAACAGGCGGTGGTCTACGTGGATAAGGAGTCAAGGGTAATTCTCACAACTACTGTGTCAGTTTTACTAGGAGTGATTCTGTTGGTTTATTTGTATAAAATAATAATTTGAGAATGGAGTGAATAAAATGGATTTTATTTCGGTAATATTTATTCTTATATTTGTCTATCTTGTTATAATTCGTCCATTGTTAAAAGGCGGTAAACGAAGACGTGGAATAGGTGCAGGTGGAGGGGCAGTACCTTTCTACCTTAATGATCAAAATAGGCTTGATGGTAATGAATCAGATAATGATAATGACAGCTGTGATGACTATGATGATGGCGGCTGTGATGACCAATAACCTATTATAACTAAAAAAAATTATAAAATAACAAATCAAACAAAAAATAGAGTGAGTCAGGATTGTTATTTTCCTAACTCACTTATTTTTGTTAAAGTGTATATTTAATTATTGCTTAGAGGTAGATAATGATAAAGTTCTCCTGCCATACTCTGTATAGGCATTGTTTGAAGCCACACTTTCCCTGGACCTTCCAAAGTGGTTAAAAACA
The Natranaerofaba carboxydovora genome window above contains:
- a CDS encoding response regulator transcription factor, which produces MGALSSVYILGWSCLYSMCIPFNNKIKTMAAIIIISNAVFVLINWLSTYLSSIQLLTVAILPLIASMVILVKIPELLKLEIKPAKNTKKDDSPLPLPKTLIIFCIFVAGLFLNGGFMYNIMLPSFEGELPFFKNYTYLPYILVLLIIFKLSSKIKYYLLVYMGVTLLGMSFVSFALLGDNIVGLFLTHTLVESSFAFLDLFVWVALGNLAFIYGAPYQLFGYVLGVMVSSIFAGNIIGSQIFQIGETHRLIMAVFAATAIFLTHLVIPWLNKRINSDFTTMVAVTMEDETLAEEKDIFDILLGQLLPGENLTPREKEVTKLILKGLKNKEIAEQLFISDNTLKSHLRNIYPKFGVTQKRELLSIALNIKKYKN
- a CDS encoding DUF4349 domain-containing protein — protein: MKNKSVFLKVTIILLVLFFINGCANEMAEEITTHDLARDLAEDNQLSESGIEKIIKEGIIYLDTKDVKDASEKITKLLEKSEGFVEKSTFQQQNDIHYATMILRIDSAEFDSLMDELSNIADVTRMESSTLDVTEKYIDLRARIDVLEAQEQRLIQLLDQADNIEEIINIEKELTRLRENIESSQGRMNYLERAIDYSKITVYLQHKITITTTPDNIITGFLYSFQNGWNTFVVAMVTLLNGIFMIWPFIILLGVFAYFLIKKIKN
- a CDS encoding RDD family protein, with translation MSNYKECPFCGEEILSKAVKCKHCYSMLENDSEMPPKPPTSPIPAKPPTLSKSSFSSHASSSSAASTTDQKSSSPPPPPPPPSNAVMSNPTPSMPPSPPPLAPNPPGFGGDVMSGSGDFAYDYPKASMGKRILGYIVDGIVAMVPLIILIPIALMPIYRYIASDGWITPSGFEWALGIIGIIIGFGWSIVYSFVRDGLKNGQSYGKRAAGLMVVRLTDNKPCNKVDSFKRNVVAAVIGAVLSWIPGLNMIASFAEPLVAAIDKKGLRLGDRFAKTQVILKEDYR